Part of the Longimicrobium sp. genome is shown below.
TCCTTGCCGGGGCAGATGATCTCGAACAGGCGCTTGTCCCACACCTCGAAGTTGGGGTGGTAGATCTTGATGCCGTAGTCCTTGAAGCGCTGTACGTCTTCACGCGGCAGCGCCTGCGCCACCACCTTGCCGATCCAGCGCCCGGGAAAGCGGTCCTCGATGGCTTCGGCGTAGCGGCCGTAGAAATCGGCCTCGGCGTAGCCGTCCACCTTGCTCGTTACGCTGCCGCCCGTGAGCGTGTACGCGTGCGAGGTGTGGCCGGTGTCGTACTGGTCGATGATGGCCAGCGCCTCCAGCACCTCGTCGATGGGCTTGATGCCGGTGTACGGGCGCCCCGCCTGCTTGTGCTGCCGCCAGTTGTGGTTGATGTCGCAGTACTGGCACTCTTCCTTGGCGCCGAAGTACTGGCACATGCGGAAGACGGTCAGGTACACCAGATAGCCCCACTGGATGGTGGGGGCGATCTCCATCACCGTCTTGCCGTTGCTCAGCGTGTGCCGGTAGTACTCCGGCATGGGCGGCAGCGCCACGTCGGCGATGGGCGCGCCGTCCATCGACAGGTTCAGCGTGCCGCCAGCCCCGCGCGAAACGCGGTAGGGCGAGTCGGGGTTCACGCGGACGGAAACGATGGTGCGGCGCAGCCCGTACGGCCCGCCGGTGAGCGAAACCTCCTCGGGCGGGCGGCGCCGGGCGGCGTTGCCCAGTTGCGCGAGCGGCTTCTGGTCGAACGAAAAGATGAAATAGCTCTTGGGCTTGACTTCGCCCTCGAGGTTGTCGGTCAGCGCCGAATCGTCGAACGCCATCCCCGTGCGCAGCAGGTCCTCTTTCAGGACCGCCTCGCGCGGAACGTGGGGAAAGCGGGCCATCAGGCCCTCGACGAGCGCCGTGCGGGTTTCCATGGTCTTGGACGCGTCCTTCCCGAATGCGCGAAGGTGAAAGCAGCGCACGAATTTAACACGATCCGGGCCCCTCCGGAAACCCGGGGTGCGCCCCTCGCCTGCCGAAGCGCGATTGTCATCCCGACGGAGCGCCCACCCGGGACCGTGGAGCCTGCACGGCAGACCGCAGCGACGGAGGGATCCGCCACACACCACGCGAATCTCACGATCGCCGACGCGTCCTCGAATCCAATCCGCTCGTCGACGCGTCTCCCTACGTCAGCACCCGCACCAGCCGCTCCGGGTCCGCGTACGTGTCCAGCCCCAGCCGCAGCTCGTACGCGGGGAGCGACGC
Proteins encoded:
- a CDS encoding radical SAM protein produces the protein METRTALVEGLMARFPHVPREAVLKEDLLRTGMAFDDSALTDNLEGEVKPKSYFIFSFDQKPLAQLGNAARRRPPEEVSLTGGPYGLRRTIVSVRVNPDSPYRVSRGAGGTLNLSMDGAPIADVALPPMPEYYRHTLSNGKTVMEIAPTIQWGYLVYLTVFRMCQYFGAKEECQYCDINHNWRQHKQAGRPYTGIKPIDEVLEALAIIDQYDTGHTSHAYTLTGGSVTSKVDGYAEADFYGRYAEAIEDRFPGRWIGKVVAQALPREDVQRFKDYGIKIYHPNFEVWDKRLFEIICPGKERYVGREEWHRRIFDAAEVFGARYVIPNFVAGVEMARPFGFQTVNEAIASTREGLDHFMSRGVTPRFTTWCPEPSTPLGQDNPEGAPLEYHIRLLETYREALEKHGLQPPPGYGPPGPGNAVFSVSSFMDTLAPNDENADELMAAAATA